The window TACTGGCTAAATGGTCGTAGTGTTCAATTTGTGTGGTTGGGAAAGAATAATGCAGCCCTAAAGTTTCTTCTACAAAATGCTTGCCGAATGCCTGCCAGTCTATTTGAGGATACGCAATATGATGTGCATTAAAATTACCCGTAGCCCCGCCAAATTTGGCTGCATCAGGAGAATAGCGTAACAAACGTAATTGCTCTTCGATACGGGCGACAAATACCTGTAATTCTTTCCCTAACCGGGTAGGAGAAGCCGGTTGCCCGTGAGTTCTCGCCAGCATTGGAATCTCTGCCCAGGTCGTGGCCATTTCACCTAACTTGTCAATAAGAAGCTTTAGGCAAGGCATATACACCTGAATTAAAGCATCTTTTATAGAAAGAGGAATCGCTGTATTATTGATATCCTGAGAGGTTAAACCAAAATGAATAAATTCTTTATATGCTGATATGTTAAGTTCATCAAATTTCTTTTTAATGAAGTACTCAACAGCTTTTACATCGTGGTTGGTCGTTTTTTCAATCTCCTTAACAGTCAATGCGTCATCTGATGAAAAATTCTCATAGATTGCTTTTAGGTCTTTGTATAGAGTTTTGTTGAAGCTTTCTAGTTGAGGTAATGGCAGCTCACAAAGAGCAATGAAGTATTCTATTTCTACTAAAACCCTGTATTTAATAAGTGCTTCTTCTGAAAAATAAGCAGATAAAGCTTGTGATTTATCTCTGTAGCGCCCATCTATAGGCGAAATGGCGTTTAATGATGTTAGTTGCATTGCGATGGTTTATAATAAAAGGCAAAGGTAAAGTTTATAGTTAAAATA of the Zhouia spongiae genome contains:
- the purB gene encoding adenylosuccinate lyase — translated: MQLTSLNAISPIDGRYRDKSQALSAYFSEEALIKYRVLVEIEYFIALCELPLPQLESFNKTLYKDLKAIYENFSSDDALTVKEIEKTTNHDVKAVEYFIKKKFDELNISAYKEFIHFGLTSQDINNTAIPLSIKDALIQVYMPCLKLLIDKLGEMATTWAEIPMLARTHGQPASPTRLGKELQVFVARIEEQLRLLRYSPDAAKFGGATGNFNAHHIAYPQIDWQAFGKHFVEETLGLHYSFPTTQIEHYDHLASIFDSLKRINTIVIDLDRDIWTYISMDYFKQKIKAGEVGSSAMPHKVNPIDFENSEGNLGIANAILEHLSVKLPVSRLQRDLTDSTVLRNVGVPVAHTIIGFNATLKGLSKLLLNETKIEHDLEENWAVVAEAIQTILRREGYPNPYEALKGLTRTNEKITQNSIAAFIDTLDVSDIIKTELKKISPSNYTGI